Proteins co-encoded in one Leucobacter exalbidus genomic window:
- a CDS encoding glutamine synthetase family protein — protein sequence MRKEPLAIILTSDLAAKARGRAFRQQEFQKYLNSGCGWVPANLAIDAFGSIVTPNPFGAVGDLRLMPDVSSIATVALNETGEQTTLVLADIHTPDGQPWECDPRSFLKQAIADLQAETGLSIVASFEHEFMLLEDSGSPVNTPFSLEAFLEEEELGGRLMAALDDAGLEPEMWLPEFGRNQFEITLSPARALVAADRAVYLREITRHVASSLGKSITFSPIIEENGGGNGVHVHVSLRDKEGRFVTYDESRPSKLSDVAGSFAAGILKYAEAFQAVAASAPLSYERLAPHRWSAGGIFLGENNREAMLRICPLFNTPGANHQKQFNLEYRAADATSNPWLVLGCLIRAGLEGLRQQLPTPNIVSGDSDALTPTERDELGIRPVPATLTEALAHFESSIVATEWFARDLADTFLAVKRAEISRCEALEPADRYAAYAATY from the coding sequence GTGCGAAAAGAACCGCTGGCCATCATCTTGACGTCAGACCTTGCAGCCAAGGCGCGAGGGCGCGCGTTTCGGCAGCAGGAGTTTCAGAAGTACCTCAACAGCGGCTGCGGTTGGGTGCCCGCAAACCTCGCGATCGACGCGTTCGGGTCGATCGTCACGCCCAACCCGTTTGGCGCGGTCGGCGACCTGCGCCTCATGCCCGACGTCAGCAGCATCGCCACCGTCGCACTCAACGAGACGGGGGAGCAGACCACCCTCGTGCTCGCCGACATTCATACCCCCGATGGCCAGCCGTGGGAGTGCGATCCCCGCAGCTTCTTGAAGCAGGCCATCGCCGATCTGCAAGCCGAAACCGGGCTGAGCATCGTCGCATCGTTCGAACACGAATTCATGCTGCTCGAAGACTCGGGGAGCCCGGTCAACACCCCGTTCTCGCTCGAGGCTTTCCTTGAAGAGGAAGAGCTGGGCGGCCGGCTCATGGCGGCGCTCGACGATGCCGGCCTCGAACCCGAAATGTGGCTGCCCGAGTTTGGCCGCAACCAGTTTGAAATCACGCTCAGCCCGGCCCGCGCGCTCGTGGCAGCTGACCGCGCCGTCTACCTGCGCGAGATCACCCGGCACGTGGCCAGCAGCCTGGGCAAGAGCATCACCTTCTCACCCATCATCGAGGAAAACGGCGGCGGCAACGGCGTGCACGTGCACGTCAGCCTGCGCGACAAAGAAGGCCGATTCGTCACCTATGACGAGTCACGGCCGAGCAAACTCTCTGACGTTGCCGGATCCTTCGCCGCAGGCATTCTTAAATATGCCGAGGCATTCCAGGCTGTGGCCGCATCGGCGCCGTTGTCATATGAGCGTTTGGCCCCGCACCGGTGGAGCGCGGGCGGCATCTTCTTGGGCGAGAACAACCGCGAAGCGATGCTGCGCATCTGCCCGCTGTTCAACACCCCGGGTGCCAACCACCAGAAGCAGTTCAACCTTGAGTACCGTGCCGCAGATGCGACCAGCAACCCGTGGCTGGTGCTGGGCTGCCTGATTCGTGCGGGCCTTGAGGGGCTGCGCCAGCAGCTGCCCACCCCCAACATTGTGAGCGGTGACTCTGACGCGCTCACCCCCACCGAGCGTGACGAGCTGGGGATCCGGCCCGTACCCGCCACTCTGACCGAGGCACTCGCCCATTTCGAATCCTCAATTGTGGCCACCGAATGGTTCGCACGCGACCTCGCCGACACGTTCCTCGCCGTCAAACGCGCAGAAATTTCGCGCTGCGAGGCACTCGAACCCGCCGACCGGTACGCCGCCTACGCCGCGACCTACTAA
- a CDS encoding MurR/RpiR family transcriptional regulator, which produces MTHDPLRPENRTLAEALNMSFDVMSPAERKVARALIAEYPVAGLEPVAKLAERANVSAPTVLRMLARVGIQSYPHMQELLREEISERTTSPIDQYESHAGARGSADHHLITTANEVFVRGLNSSSASVPASEFDHIIELLADPKRRIWAVGGRYSGLLAEYLTLHLRLLRPDVRFVGRAESDKSLALLDMGGRDVLIAFDYRRYQDTTVEFVERAKQQRVTTVLLTDPWLSPAAKHADYLISSAVEAPSPFDSLVPSLALVETLIAGVVARLGAEPVGRIQAFDAWE; this is translated from the coding sequence ATGACGCATGATCCCTTAAGGCCCGAGAACCGTACGCTCGCCGAGGCCCTCAACATGTCGTTTGACGTGATGAGCCCGGCCGAACGCAAAGTAGCTAGGGCCCTGATCGCCGAGTATCCCGTGGCGGGGCTCGAACCCGTAGCGAAGCTTGCCGAGCGCGCCAATGTGAGCGCCCCCACGGTGCTGCGCATGCTGGCCCGCGTGGGCATTCAGTCGTACCCGCACATGCAAGAGCTGCTGCGAGAGGAAATCTCAGAGCGCACCACCTCGCCCATCGACCAGTATGAGTCGCATGCTGGGGCGAGGGGATCGGCCGATCACCACCTCATCACCACCGCCAACGAGGTGTTCGTGCGGGGGCTCAACAGCAGCTCGGCCTCGGTGCCCGCGTCAGAGTTCGACCACATCATCGAGCTACTTGCCGACCCCAAGCGGCGCATCTGGGCCGTCGGCGGGAGGTACTCGGGGCTGCTCGCCGAATACCTCACGCTGCACCTGCGCCTGCTGCGCCCCGATGTGCGGTTCGTGGGGCGGGCCGAATCAGACAAGTCACTCGCGCTGCTCGACATGGGCGGCCGCGACGTGTTGATCGCGTTCGACTACCGCCGGTACCAAGACACCACCGTCGAATTTGTCGAACGCGCCAAACAACAGCGAGTGACGACGGTGCTCCTCACCGATCCGTGGCTGTCGCCCGCCGCAAAGCACGCCGACTACCTGATCTCGAGCGCGGTCGAAGCACCGAGCCCGTTTGACTCCCTCGTGCCCTCGCTCGCGCTCGTCGAAACACTCATTGCCGGTGTTGTCGCGCGCCTCGGAGCCGAGCCCGTCGGGCGCATCCAAGCGTTCGACGCCTGGGAATAA
- the argH gene encoding argininosuccinate lyase: MTDQGHMNEAGNRAAEAGALWGGRFASGPSPALAAISKSTHFDWVLAPYDIRGSKAHATALAAAGYLTADDLTGMHAGLDELAARVADGRAFPAEDDEDVHSALERLLIDIVGVQLGGKLRAGRSRNDQIATLVRMFLLDHAAVIRGMLLDYLDALEAQARVHIGAILPGRTHLQSAQPVLLAHQLAAHAWPIVRDLERLRDWSVRASASPYGGGALAGSSLGLDPRIVASELGLGDPLENSIDGTSARDVVAEFAYICTQIGIDLSRLSEEIILWNTKEFGFVTLHDGYSTGSSIMPQKKNPDIAELARGKSGRLIGNLTGLLATLKGLPLAYNRDLQEDKEPVFDSITQLEVLLPAFTGMVATMTFHTERMAELAPKGFSLATDVAEWLVKQGVIFRDAHEISGEMVRYCEERGIELHEPSDAELTEISEHLTPAVRDVLTIEGSVNSRVGAGGTARVRVTEQLDLLRRRIVEFAA; encoded by the coding sequence ATGACTGATCAGGGTCACATGAACGAAGCTGGCAACCGCGCGGCCGAAGCTGGCGCACTCTGGGGCGGACGCTTCGCCAGCGGCCCCTCACCCGCCCTCGCCGCCATCTCGAAGTCCACCCACTTCGACTGGGTACTCGCCCCCTACGACATTCGCGGCTCGAAGGCACACGCCACCGCGCTCGCCGCAGCCGGCTATCTCACGGCTGATGACCTCACCGGCATGCACGCGGGCCTCGACGAGCTCGCCGCGCGCGTGGCTGACGGCCGCGCCTTCCCCGCCGAAGACGACGAAGACGTGCACTCGGCGCTTGAGCGCCTGCTCATCGACATTGTGGGCGTACAGCTGGGCGGCAAGCTTCGCGCCGGCCGCAGCCGCAACGACCAGATCGCCACGCTGGTGCGCATGTTCTTGCTCGACCACGCGGCCGTGATCCGGGGCATGCTGCTCGATTACCTCGATGCGCTCGAGGCCCAGGCCCGCGTGCACATCGGCGCGATTCTGCCGGGGCGCACGCACCTGCAGAGCGCGCAGCCCGTGCTGCTCGCGCACCAGCTGGCCGCGCACGCGTGGCCCATCGTGCGTGACCTGGAGCGTCTGCGTGACTGGTCGGTACGCGCGAGTGCTTCGCCCTACGGCGGCGGCGCGCTTGCCGGATCCTCGCTCGGTCTCGACCCGCGCATCGTCGCCAGTGAGCTCGGCCTGGGCGATCCGCTCGAGAACTCCATCGATGGCACCTCGGCCCGCGACGTCGTGGCCGAGTTCGCCTACATCTGCACACAGATTGGCATCGATCTGTCGCGCCTGTCAGAGGAGATCATCCTCTGGAACACGAAGGAATTTGGCTTCGTGACGCTGCACGACGGCTATTCGACGGGGTCGTCGATCATGCCGCAGAAGAAGAACCCCGACATCGCTGAGCTCGCGCGTGGCAAGTCGGGGCGCCTCATTGGCAACCTGACCGGCCTGCTCGCGACGCTCAAGGGTTTGCCTCTTGCGTACAACCGCGATCTGCAGGAGGACAAAGAGCCCGTCTTCGACTCCATCACTCAGCTCGAGGTGCTGCTGCCAGCGTTCACTGGCATGGTCGCGACCATGACGTTCCACACTGAGCGTATGGCTGAGCTTGCTCCCAAGGGCTTCTCGCTCGCGACCGATGTCGCCGAGTGGCTCGTGAAGCAGGGCGTCATCTTCCGCGACGCACACGAAATCTCGGGCGAGATGGTGCGGTACTGCGAGGAGCGCGGCATCGAACTACACGAGCCGAGCGACGCCGAGCTCACTGAGATCTCTGAGCACCTGACCCCCGCGGTGCGCGACGTGCTCACCATCGAGGGCTCAGTGAACTCGCGCGTGGGCGCCGGTGGCACCGCACGCGTGCGCGTCACTGAGCAGCTCGATCTGCTGCG
- the argF gene encoding ornithine carbamoyltransferase: MTRHFLRDDDLSPSEQLEVLELAAALKRDRFSRRPLEGPQSAAVFFDKTSTRTRFSFATGISDLGGNPIIVNPGEAQLGVKETVADTAKVLSRMVSLIVWRTFAHSGLEEMAANATVPVINSLSDDFHPCQILADLQTVREQKGDLKGLTATYVGDAANNMGHSYLLGFATAGMHIRVAGPEGYHPRADIVADAKRIAAETGGSVEIFTDPVAAVTGADAVITDTWVSMGQEDEKADRIATFGAYRVTPELMAHANDDAIFLHCLPAYREYEVAPEVIDGAQSVVWDEAENRVHAQKALMAWLLERA; the protein is encoded by the coding sequence GTGACTAGGCACTTTCTCCGTGATGACGACCTGAGCCCCTCCGAACAGCTGGAGGTGCTCGAGCTTGCCGCTGCACTCAAGCGAGACCGCTTCTCGCGACGACCGCTCGAGGGGCCGCAGTCTGCCGCGGTGTTCTTCGACAAAACCTCCACGCGCACCCGCTTCAGCTTTGCCACCGGCATCTCTGATCTGGGCGGCAACCCCATCATCGTGAACCCGGGCGAAGCCCAGCTGGGCGTGAAAGAGACCGTCGCCGACACCGCCAAGGTGCTCTCGCGCATGGTGTCGCTCATCGTGTGGCGCACCTTCGCGCACTCGGGGCTCGAGGAGATGGCCGCGAACGCCACCGTTCCCGTCATCAACTCACTCTCTGACGATTTCCACCCCTGCCAGATCCTCGCCGATCTGCAGACGGTGCGCGAGCAGAAGGGCGACCTGAAGGGCCTCACCGCCACCTACGTCGGTGACGCCGCCAACAACATGGGCCACTCCTACCTGCTCGGCTTCGCCACCGCGGGCATGCACATTCGCGTGGCCGGCCCCGAGGGCTACCACCCCCGCGCCGACATCGTCGCAGACGCCAAGCGCATCGCAGCCGAAACCGGCGGCAGCGTTGAGATCTTCACCGACCCCGTCGCCGCCGTAACGGGCGCCGACGCCGTCATCACCGACACCTGGGTGTCGATGGGACAGGAAGACGAGAAGGCCGACCGCATCGCCACGTTCGGCGCCTACCGGGTGACCCCCGAGCTGATGGCACACGCCAACGACGACGCCATCTTCTTGCACTGCCTGCCCGCATACCGCGAGTACGAGGTGGCCCCCGAGGTCATCGACGGTGCACAGAGCGTCGTCTGGGACGAAGCCGAGAACCGCGTGCACGCGCAGAAGGCCCTCATGGCCTGGCTACTCGAGCGCGCATAA